TTGTTATCAGGGGGGGAATCAATTGAAGACTGCTTAAActtgtacaatgatatatcaaatATACTGCTGAGTGCAGGCATGTCATTACGGAAATGGTGTACAAATTCAAGTGTATTGTCCAACCAGTTAGTCAGAACAAGGCCCAAACTACCTACTCAAGTTGCAGGAGAATGACACTGTAAGTTCTCTAGGTGTCACCTGGAATCCCCATGCAGACTGTTTCCAATTCATAGTAAGGGACTGGAAGACTCCTATACATATGTCTAAACGATCCCTACTCGCagatataaataaagtttatgaTCCATTAGGATTCATTTCACCGGTGTTGGTCAAGCGAAAAATATTTGTGCAACAGTTGTGGCTGTTAAAGCTGGGTTGGGACACACGTTTACCGAAATAACTGCAGAACAAGTGGATGAACTTTTATGGTGAGCTAAGTGCGCTGGAAGCATTACGGATTCCACGCAGAGTGATGTATTCACGTGAGCGCAAAGAACTGCATGGGTTTAGTGATGCATCTCAAGAAGCATACGGTGCTTGTGTGTATGTAAAAACCACAGATGATCATGGACAAGTTACTGTGTTGTTGTATACGTCTAAGTCACGAGTTGCACCAACCAAGCAAACTACCATTCCGAGACTAGAGTTGTGTGAAGCTGTATTGCTGATGGAAATAATGGTGGACGTAGTTGATGAACTAACACGAATGGACATTCAAGTCAATCAATCGAATGTAATGTTGTGGACTGATTCCACTATAGTCCTAGCTTGGATTAAATCAAGTCAACCGTTAAAGTCTTATGTTGCGAACAGAGTCGCTCGAATTCTCGACCATTCTGTTCAATCTCAGTGGAAACACGGTCCAACCAACCAGAACCCGGCAGACATAATCTCCAGAGGGACATCAGCGATGGAAATCAAAACCAACATGTTATGGTAGACGGGTCCTCAATGGTTGCTACGTCCCAGAGTTGATTGGCCTTCGAGAGTGACAGCAGATGATGAAGACATCCCAGAAGTGAGGTGCATCAAGCTTACATTAGTTGCTGTCAGTGCATCGAACACCGTGTTAGATAGATATTCAGAATGGAATTCATTGATTAGAACAACTGGCTAGCTACTACGATTCAGTCACAATGCCAAGGCGACTAAGATTACACGGTTACCTAACATGTATGGTCCTCTGACGGTGACAGAACTTGCTAAAGCTCAAACAGTTTGGTTACAGTATGTGCAGTCTATCGAGTTCAAAGAAGAGTTAACAGCATTAAGAAAAGGGAAACCCATTTCGTCGAAAAGTCGTCTTAAGTCACTCAACCCTTTCATTGATCAAGATGACCTTGTCCGAGTGGGTGGAAGGTTATCTCTGTAAAACTTGTCTGATCAGCGAAAATTTCCTTTAGTACTTCCTTCTCGTCACAAAATAACCAGAATGATCTTCGAACATGAGCATAAACGTCTATTGCATGCAGGTCCACAAGCGTTGCTTGCAAGCATCCATACACGGTTTTGGCCTCTTCGTGGACGCGATACAGCTAGGTTCACTGTTCATAAATGCATCACTTGTTTTAGGCATCATCCTACCACACTGACTCCGTGCATGGCACCATTACCTAGACAACGGACTAGTATTGAACGCCCATTCACGCATACAGGAGTAGACTTCTGTGGACCGATCAGTATTCGTAGTGGCATCAGAAGAGTAACATCAACTAAAGCATATATTTCAGTGTTTGTTTGCTTTAGTACTCGAGCCATTTAGAGCTTGTGAACGGATTGACGTCCAATGCCTTCATTGCAGCTTTAAAAAGAAGGTTCATTGGTCGCAGAGGTATCCCTCAACACATGTATAGGGATAACGGCACTAATTTTGTGGGTGCCAACAAAGAATTACGTGCGTATATTCAACAGTTACACAAGGACTACCATTTAGACAAGTCTATTAAACTGTCAGGAATGCGGTGGTATTTCAATCCGCCAGCTACACCACATTTTGGTGGCTTGTGGGAATCTGCAGTCAAGTCGACAAAAACACATTTGGTAAAGTGTACAAAGGGAGCATTATTCACATTCGAAGAATTGAGTACATTGCTGTGCCAGGTCGAAGCGATGCTAAACTCTAGACCAATGACATCACTGAGCACTGACCCTTCAGATTATTCAGCGTTAAATCCAGCACACTTCCTGATTGGCAGCCCACTTACTCAAGTACTTGAACCAACTATTGCCACCGAACCATGGGACAAGTTGAAACGTTGGGAGTTGGTGAGGTTTCAATCACAACACTTCTGGAACAGGTGGAGTCGAGAATATTTACCCCAGTTGCAGAAGCGCAGTCGATGGTTATCATTGAGTCGTCCAGTAAAGGTAGGCGATTTGGCCATCCCCAAGGAAGACAATCAACCAGCCAGGCAGTGGAAGTTGGTACGAATCACAGCAGACGATCCTGGTCCGGAAGGGATAACCAGGGTAGTTACAATTAAAAACTCAGCTGGCAAAGAATACCAGCGTCCAGTGGTAAAGTTAGCAGTACTTCCAACATCCATAGATGAAGATAACGAACACGAAGGTATCCATTATTTAGGCTGCCAAGACTCGGGGACCATCTCATTGTTTTTCTGTTTGTTGTAtaatgtagttataatatagtttagtcAACTTCATATTAAGGTAGTATTGAAAATTAGTAATCTTtcaaaaggggggggggggaaatgttGGCGCTAGCCAAGGTTTGAATGTCCCGCCAACaaaattaagatttaaatgGTTGAGGTGATAGCGGTACTCAGCACAGGTTATGGTGCGACGGCACTGTTATCAACACAGCTGTGCGTCGGCCGTCCTGTATCACCGTTATAAATTTGTGATAGCTGGTGTGTTTGAATTTGTTGTTTGTGTGTATTATAAAGTTGATATTATTACtttgtattttaatgaataagtGCAAATCATGCAGTCAGTGGCACCGTGTttatgtcaaaaattatattttgaagtgCAATTGTGGTACACAACAATGTATAAGTAATTTTTGTGTTGTTGTTCATCAGTTTTTTCTTGtggttatatacatttttcattgttctTTTTTCGTTGGTATACGGCAGATGCCCGTTACCtgcaaattttatgttttagtgttttttctttaatttgaattcaCGTTCTCGATGGTTAATTGTTCGTCCAGCTCAGTGTAATATGTTTCAGTGTGGACTCTACGGGTGATATCGTCAATAAGGTTAATTTGATTGTTAGTAAAGTTTATTCCCTTTGTAGAGCATTGTGAGTTGGGCTGGCACGACCTCGTGGCCAATTTCCAGTATCCGTTCTGGACCCACAGGTGTTTTGGTGTATATGTTCTTTGGCGGCGACTAAGGTGTCATACTGTGAACCCAACAATCGTCGTGCTTGTGAATTATTCGTCACAGCTGCACTCACACAATCGCACGAGTGCGGGGCCactctgttattattatcattgtattgaTAGATTTCTACTTACAGGTCTCGGCTCGGTAGCATGGGTTGAACCAATTTGTGTGTAGTGTAGCTGCAAAAGTAATGGGCTGACGAGTCctgagttatttattaattattattatgttgttgtgTCATTGTAGAGCACATTTAATTGaaactgttaattattattattatattgttgtgccaTTGTAGTGCACATTTAATTGAAActgttaactattattattatattgttgtgccaTTGTAGAGCACGTTTAATTGAAActgttaactattattattatattgttgtgccaTTGTAGAGCACATTTAATTGaaactgttaattattattattatattgttgtgtcaTTGTAAAGCACATTTAATTGAAactgttaattataattattatattgttgtgccaTTGTAGAGCACATTTAATTGAGActgttaagtattattattatattgttgtactaTCATAGAGCTAACACACAGTACagtgtttattgttataatatactatattattgtcataattttattacacaaCTGATTTATTTCTTGCCCTTATATATACAGCTCACTAAAAATTCAATTACAAGCGCCAAAACGATCACTGTCTTATGCTGACAGTGTCTGAGTAACGTACAATCGGGACAAGGTGACTTAGAAATTTAAAGGAAACACACTCTATCAACCATCAGTAACTGAGCTAACTGAAATGCAACAATGAGAGGGTGGATACTGAGAGAGTGTTCATGCATTATAGGGTTGGATTGGGGAGGAATTTTTGTTAGAGCTTTAGTTTTATatactgatgaaaaatattttatgataaggTCGGATATGTCCTCACCATTTCTGGCTATTTCCACATCTAAATGTAGAAATAGCTTGAAGAAGTAGAAATAGTTTGGAACGCGTATTGTAAGATACCcacttccaaaaatatttaggatCAGTCCCGTACGTTCTGAACAATGTATGAACTCATTAAACACtaatttttattaagatttcttttgtgatcttttttttttaactgaaaaccaTGTATAAAAGAGAAGCTTTTAATAATAGAGCATCCTGTAATAGATGTGAGAAAATGTGTGCACTTAGTTCTACCTGATTTTATCTTTAGCCCGCCAAagagatgtaataataatatgttaagcaaTACATACTATAGACATTTATACTTTTCAACTCAATATTCAATTATGTCCtctataggtaccatattaattaattaaaatgtataatgatactTAAACCaagaattaataatgtttatacaaacttaatttaaagtgatatatttttaacttaacaatttattaatatggatattatggataatttaaatcaaatttaacaatattgattagaattaattttgaaaataaaaattccggCAAACCGGACGGTGGATACTCACGTGATCTAGAAACTGGCGCCATGGATGTTATGAATATTTGTCCTCGTTTGAATACCCGTTCGTCGCCGCTTCTGCTGACCCTGTTTTTGCCACGGCTGCTCGACTTGTAGTGGCTGATTACGATTTCTGACTAGGAACACTAAAATTACGGTAGAGGTTACTGATGAAGCACTGACACTTATACTGATACTGTTGTACtggaattctaaaatattattatacattcatttgtattttcataaaaagtGTACTGTATGTCATCTaccagtacaatattattatattttacgattaaaattaatattttatacggatTTTTTTCACTGAGTActtaatattttcgattttagaaaccttttttctaataatattcacTATATACGAGTACCCTTAGCTAAATTCATTTTGATAcgcaaattatataaattataacataagaatttttacaataaaaaagtggatttacattattgttgtttttttcaaaaaacgttGTGTCGCAATTGCAGtaagattttctcaaaaacacaaaaatttgcatgttttttaaaatgttaaaaacgcGAATATTTcccaacttaatttttttaaataaaaatataatacttataatgtaTCCGTATATCTGGGTTATGTTTATTTTCCATAGTTATTTTAGTTCATACTATTCAACTagtgttttatttgttataatagtcCCTGCTAACGTATCGTGTTAATTTTAATCATCATAACGAACAGAAACATTTTGTCAGcgtaggatattttatattatatttatattgtaattattagtacggtagccggtaagttgaacgAATATTATTTGCACATGATcatataataattcttatttaataatatactttagaaggTTCAAGtatccacgaataatatttttaaattataacaaaataactaaaattgttatttactcaaaataactataaaaaaattgtgtttacatatttttttagattttttggtttgtaacgagctgtgactacgtatataataataataatgatatattcaataatagacataaatgctgcagggagcacgtaaccccgggcggcatacatcgataaaactaatagtagtaatatcagtaatcccggaaagcctaatagtaataacatcaacGGTACCGCACAACACGTGATAAGTATATGTACGCATTATCCATATTCTaggaaaaacgaataatataataagcgtaaaagatcatgactttgtacaaaatatatactcctaaaataacataattatacgaatgacgtctaaaggtgacctcaggagtacgcagagatataccgtttttatactaaaatgccataggagggagctattaggaataaccgacgaggtacgtcgatggacaagtgtccatcagacgagcaccagcagagaaaccaccaagtcaattattaagtcacatctcgtttaccaaagttattagttaattattttggacttagaatatttacgtttaaattacaaataaatatacataactcatacagtcaacttgttatttatttcaaaatacttcCATTATTGAGCTGAAGTAGTTGGTTCGTTACAAAATTGGCGCTGTGGACAGGATGTCTCAAAAGATACtaagaagaaaagaaaaacaattacaacatttttgaaatttttcgaaaattttgaaaatttttccaATCTTCTTAATTCAATCAAGGAGGAAAATTCTTCACTGGATCACCGTTGGGAGAATTGATCACCTTCCAGCAACTCCGAGAAAGAATCCTGTACAACTACGTAATATAGCCAACTACAATCAACCGTAACCAAATGGAAGCACCCGCTGTACCAGCTGCGTTGTTGTGAGTATGCAGTATActgcaatataattaatatcggTGTTCGTCTCCTATGGTATAGTACTTgaccatagtatataataataagtgaataaaaattagtcgtgttatattatataggaaattTTAGGAACTTGGATTTTCgtttcaataaaacaaaatgtgtgaaaatttacaattgtttaaataaaataaatcaatagtttttcgaagattaaattaaaattacttttgaataaaataataatttattttgaaataacgtaaataattattttaaataaattaaaagttattcaaacctttaaattaaataaaataataattttattttcaggaaTTTTATGTTTCAGTcagttttaatagttaatagagTAAGCTAGATATTGTTCAGTACTTTaagttaattcaaataaaataaaataataactttattttacaataaaattattcaatcatttaaataatttaaaataataatttaatttaactcaatatttttcattctaataaaataaatataaaatttttattttacaataaaattattcaagcatttaaataatttaaaataataatttaatttaactcaatatttttcattctaataaaataaaataaaatttttattttacaataaaattattcaagcatttaaataatttaaaattataaattgatttaacttacaatttttaatcattaaataaaataaaatatttattttattttacaataaaattattcaatcattaaaataatttaatttaactcaatattttttttcattctaataaaataaaataaaatttttattttacaataaaattattcaatcatttaaataatttaaaataataatttaatttaactcaatatttttcattttaataaaataaaataaaatttttattttacaataaaattattcaacagttaaataaaattaaaataataatttaattttaaacttaacataataatttcaatttcaatttaatttcagatatttgattaaattaaaatagtaccttgattttaaaataaattttcaatcatttgaataaattaaattaataatttaatttaaaataattttaagcatttaagtaaaataaaataataatttaaatttacaatagaaTTTCAATCGATTTAATTCAAACAGTTTAACTGTtcggaattttaatttcatattcaaatacaaatttttctgatcgattaattattgaacatttataccaaatagttaaaattatttaagctgAACAATTTCTATTTTACGTATCAATTAATCGAACTCAATTGTgttgtgcattataataatttgagttaaataataattttatagattaaatgaaataatttttaaaaaaaaaaaaaaaatgatattgaagTACAAcggaaattcaaattaattatttagtgaacAAATAAAGAAaggaattgttttattttattaactatttcagagaataattattttgagaaacatttttatttttattttactaaattaattaattaatgtttttgaataaatagttgaatttatttaagaaattattaggtaacaatttccaatttagagttaattaattgaaataattcgtgctagtcattataataactttaggaattattattaaattttattttaataaaagggGGTTAAGTATTATTGTTGAACATATTGGGGAATATATTGAGAATTTATTTGGAAGTTTTATTTAAAGGCCGTGAAGTAAGTCcttatattttgtgaattttattaagaCAATTGATGTCTGtatttggaaattttatttaaaggccGTGAAGTAAGTCCTtgtattttgtgaatttatttagaCAATTGTTGTCTGTGTTgagattttattgattttatataggccgtgttgtaagtccttttgtgttatttgatttttacgacaattgatgtcgagttattttattgattttacataggccgtgttgtaagtccttttgtgttatttgaattttacgaCAATTAAAGTCgagttattttgttgattttatataggccgtgttgtaagtccttctgtgttatttgaattttacgaCAATTGATGTCgagttattttattgattttatataggccgtgttgtaagtccttacgtgtttttgagttattacgaCAATTGAAGtcgatattattgaattttataggccGTGCAGTAAGTCCTGATATTTGTGAATTATTTGAAGACAGTGagtctatattttgaattttattttacaaggcCCAAATAAGTCCTTACGTGTTGAAAGGAGtaggttaaattataaaaagaagtaaaaaaaaaaaaaataataattaattcaattagtACAATTAATAAGAGTTACTATTTTTGAATAGATGTCGTATTGACTGATTAATCTGAattaatgctaaaaaaaaaaaaaattaagagtaactatatttaaattaaagttaattttaaatcgtattaattaattaaattaaattaattctaagTTAGACAAGTTAAGtcaaaattcttattattaattaatttactttaaataaattattaaataagtaaatttggaTTGAATTATTGAAGCGATCGGATTGATTGTggataactaataacaattgtTGTTCATTATCTATAGTTAATCGTTTGctgatttgttttattatttgtttatttatttaataacttaattgttattatacgtaCTGTagatgttatttatttgattaaatttcaTTAGCGAATTAATTATTACgtacgatttaaataattttatactagcgtgtcaattaattttaattctgtttTCGTTTgcgtttgtttaattaaatgattatgaCTATTGATTAATGAGTCAAAAGGATAATAATACTAGTTTAACTGATAGTGAAACTGAAagtgtacaattaataaatcaGGAAAGTAGAGAAGTCGTATTAATTAAATCAACGAGTTCTgagataattaataacaaagaTAGTGAATTAAGTAACCCAATCTCTAGCCCTAAAGAAACCAAGAACGATACAAATAACGATATAACTATTATTGCTGATAATAAGGAACTATTAATTGACTTAAGTACAGAAGAAGGTTATCAATATTCCATAGATTTTGATAGGGAAAAATATTTAGGGGCTATCAGGGaaaagaatttattaaatacaagtatACGACCGATAATAGTCAGTGAAACTGAACTAAGACAAATAGGTACTCGTACTCAGAAGGGAATTATACACACACAGTTAGAACCAGTTAAACGAACTAGAAAACCCAAAATGCCTAACAAAATTCCGTTAGACAAAGCCACCCTTATGATCCCCACCTGTACCGGTGAAAGGGACGTGTACCAATTTATTAAAGCTTGCGATTTGGCTTGTTCAGCCGTGGAAAAAGATGACCTACCCATACTTATGAAATTTATTAACACCAAGTTATTCGATCAGGCGTTAAATGTATGTCGATATAGGGACACCAGTGATTGGGAGGGTATTAAGTTAATTCTGTTAGATGCATTTGAACCACAACAATCGACATCTTCATTGCAAGTAGCATTAAATTCCGTACGAATGAGAAACAATGATATACAGAATAATTAGTAACTTACatataacattgttttaaatgtttaatccttagctataaaagttaatcattttataattattcaattactaaagaattagtaatttttgaatttttttaatttttaataacatttgaacattaaattcttataaaaaaaatcttgcctatgtacttttaatatttttatactgataatgtaataatgtgttaataatgccttgtattttcaagctttttgaccaacaAATGAAATTGTGTTGACATATCTTATTGaaacaataactaaaatatcGGGCAAGTGGGTGACGCACTGACGCtctccaatataatattatgcaagtgGGAATGCAGTGAAGGAGATACGCGCTGCCGGACGAAGACCGGTCGTCGCCTCGTGTCTTCTCTTTTCGATCAGAgtataataaactatgtttcgaattttatcaaaaacgttTGTTAACTTATATATTGAACGGGACTGTTACTTGCAATCAACAAATTTGTTACAGTGGAGTAATGGACACATATTAGCGAACGGTAGTCACTCGACGAGAATTTTGTAACCAGTTCAATACTAACAAGCAAAAAAACGAGGAGACATAACCATCTGATAACAATGTGATTTAAAACAAAGGTGTGTGGGATTGCAAAGGGTGCTGTAATTTCGGGTTAAATAGCTTGAAATACGACACTCTATTAACAGGTGGCGTCGTGCACAAACGTGCTTAAAAAGGCATTCTGGCCGTTGGCTTGTGAATGTACAATTGCCTGGTCAAAAGGTAAAAACAAAACGGTAAACGAGATCAAATAGTTTTACTTACCGTTAGTAGAAGACTTGCAATCTAAATTTCAGATTCGAACGGATGAAAATTCTCCAGAAAACTATTTTTGATTTccgaaaatgtattttgtttgggCTATGATATAGATATTTGCCCCTTTTTAAGTCCAAATTTGCGGTTTTTGGCAATGGGTACGAGATTAATATTAACGAAAGTAATTTGGTGTCTACTGTAACTGTAGAGTTTACAACCCAAATCACACGTAATTGCCAAAAAGAGGTGCTCCTATTTTCATCGATcatcttaaatattatgatgctatgatgtttaaataatgGCTGTATTAACTGCTGCATTTAAGTTCAAACTATTAATATGTgtggaaatattaataaaatattgttttgttatatcaataataataatattaaaaaattaaaaaattatttattatggtttttatataaataataattatacagtgttataccatattattgtattgctattaaaaattacattatactattattattaataaattattattttattattattgataaaattattatattgatgtcgcaacataaattatttgactgataatatatcaatttaacTATCGTGGCCCAAAAATATTCATAAGAcatcattttaacatttttcaaatcaaaaaatagGTTCGAAAAAGCGTTTTTtctaatcatattattacaagaatgatatttttaaaacataaaaaaaataattcattgttaTCTGGgttggcataattttttttataagcatttaaggttgcttgaaaatt
This genomic window from Metopolophium dirhodum isolate CAU chromosome 1, ASM1992520v1, whole genome shotgun sequence contains:
- the LOC132937339 gene encoding uncharacterized protein LOC132937339 — protein: MYSRERKELHGFSDASQEAYGACVYVKTTDDHGQVTVLLYTSKSRVAPTKQTTIPRLELCEAVLLMEIMVDVVDELTRMDIQVNQSNVMLWTDSTIVLAWIKSSQPLKSYVANRVARILDHSVQSQWKHGPTNQNPADIISRGTSAMEIKTNMLW